The window TGACCAGGTCGATCTCCAAACTCTCAAGATGTTCACTGGGGCTCTCTGGGATTTCTGACAGTTCTTCACAATTCTTGATCACAAGTGACCTGAGTTTTGGAAAATTAGACTTGGAGGCAATCCACTTAACCAACCCAGATTTCTCGATGAGCAAGAACTCGAGACAAGGAAATATATCAGCCTCATCAACAATCCATTCCTCTCCAGTGAATGCATTATCTTTCAACTTGAGGATTCTCAGTTTCTCCATCTTTGCCAACAAGTGCATATGAACATCCCATTTCAGGTCTGTGCCTGTCTTCACTAAGGTGAGACTAGTGAGATTCGGTGGGCAAAATAGATTCAGCTCAACAAGGAACGGTGAAGGTTTTGATTGATCATCTAGATCATTCATCAGCTTCAACTTTTCCAGCTTTCTGAAATCTTTCAAGAACATGACATCAGCAAGATTAGTTAATTTCCCACGAACCCCCAGTGCTTTGAGATGTGGGGCCCTTTTAGCCAGAACTTGCTTGCACGATTCCGGTGACAATCTGCTGAATGTTTGCAATTTGTGACATGCTTTAGCTTTCCATTTTTTGTCATCTAAGAAAATTGCTGCTTTTGTTTTGAAACGCCTCAAACGGATCATCTTGGAAATGTTTGATTGGATAGTAATGACTTGTAGTTTTGTGTCAACTATCAGCGTTTGTAGGTTGACCAAATGGGAGATATATTTGGGAAGCACTTGGAGATTTTCAATATGGAGAGTAATGTGCTTCAAAAGGATAAGTTTTTTAACCGCCGGAAAACTTAGGAATTTGGTGGACCTGCAGTTCAAAACCCTAAGATAATAGCAGACTTCTGGAAAAGTCACAGTCTGCTGGATAGATTCCTTATAGAAACATAGAAGCGAGCGGACACGCTTTGCAGTCAGATCTTTAGGGCAATTAGTAAGAAACTCTGTGGGATCAGAGTTGAAACAAAGACGACGAAACTCTGGTGGTTTAGCATTTGGAGGATCAGGTCCTCCTCCGATTGATCCGTTTATCACTTGGAACAAATTTTCCTCCTTGGCTTTATTTCTACAAAACTCACGTATCATGTCATGAGCCAAGCATGTCTTAACTTGTTCAAGATCTTTCTTTGTCACCGTTAACAAGTTCATTTGTATAAGAACATTCAGAATCTTCTCTGCCTTTTCTTCTAAGCTCTCATTGTCCCCTTCCCTCCATTTTATGAATCCTTCTGCAATCCATAATTGTGTCAATGTTGAAACTGGGATCTCATGATTTTCAGGAAACAACCctgaataaagaaaacaagtcCTCTGATCATGATCCAGTCTCTTGTAACTCATATCTAACAAATCCGAGATCGATTTCTCTGGATCTTGATTTAGAATCTCATTCACTGTGGTTAATACTTTTAACCATTCATCTTCAATCGCAGTGACTGGCTTGATCTTTGCAACAATACGCTTAAGGAATCCTCCAATCAGCTTAATTACCAATGGCATTCCATCACATCTTTTAGCTATATCATTCCCGACCTTTATCAATTCTTTATCGCAATCTTCAACTTTGTCGAAAACCTGTAATATCAGAAGTTCAAAACTTGCCTCTTGGCTTAAACCACCTAGACGGTAAGGCTC is drawn from Salvia hispanica cultivar TCC Black 2014 chromosome 6, UniMelb_Shisp_WGS_1.0, whole genome shotgun sequence and contains these coding sequences:
- the LOC125196200 gene encoding putative late blight resistance protein homolog R1B-17, with product MSAEAEIVKFLLELLMKEWTGFRNLKLGAPNEFKNLKAELAKLEAFLQQEQRVNFLVENKIRNLYYEVEDAIELWLTKKDVAKNKGWFNRMKGVFSTEIEQKMKLLRKEIPPIMDEIKKENIEREQIQPAVNLIKQESVEIKENKYSPSTSSQVQIPIPVPVKVTMVHEEKQGVGAGDILEMDQSFGAFEQSSWKPSDLDNNLVSFQEEDSIINKLLDPSDRLEVISITGMAGIGKTTLARKIYKHQMVVTRFKFRFWIHVSENFNLMEALRYIMNEIAVKAMVLKDEGVLMNSVKGSLKNKEFLLVVDSVWSMEDWARIKAFLPNDRGKVLLTTCDADIASSANVYREPYRLGGLSQEASFELLILQVFDKVEDCDKELIKVGNDIAKRCDGMPLVIKLIGGFLKRIVAKIKPVTAIEDEWLKVLTTVNEILNQDPEKSISDLLDMSYKRLDHDQRTCFLYSGLFPENHEIPVSTLTQLWIAEGFIKWREGDNESLEEKAEKILNVLIQMNLLTVTKKDLEQVKTCLAHDMIREFCRNKAKEENLFQVINGSIGGGPDPPNAKPPEFRRLCFNSDPTEFLTNCPKDLTAKRVRSLLCFYKESIQQTVTFPEVCYYLRVLNCRSTKFLSFPAVKKLILLKHITLHIENLQVLPKYISHLVNLQTLIVDTKLQVITIQSNISKMIRLRRFKTKAAIFLDDKKWKAKACHKLQTFSRLSPESCKQVLAKRAPHLKALGVRGKLTNLADVMFLKDFRKLEKLKLMNDLDDQSKPSPFLVELNLFCPPNLTSLTLVKTGTDLKWDVHMHLLAKMEKLRILKLKDNAFTGEEWIVDEADIFPCLEFLLIEKSGLVKWIASKSNFPKLRSLVIKNCEELSEIPESPSEHLESLEIDLVKKSIVESAKRIEEIQTEQNQNRTREIPFKLTTGARCDLRLISETINPRG